Within the Dolichospermum compactum NIES-806 genome, the region AGCTAATTTAATCAATGCTTCTGCGCGTTCAGCGTCTTGTTGTTCAATGCGGTTAATATATTTAAGTAGTTCTTGATACTCTGTTTCTGTAATTTCTTCATTCTCATTTTGCTCACGCAAATAAGATAATCTATGTTGTTCTTCAGGAGATAAACGACGTTGAATAATTTGCAATAAAGCAGTTTCGCTATTTGGCGTTTTTGACGCTGCTGATAGCTGTAAAAACTCGTGAGAAAGGGATTCTAAAAATTCTACTGCTTTAATTAAAGATTCTCCTGGTAATTGTTCTAGCAGTGTTATTGCTCTTTGGCGAATTTCTGTAGTTGCAGTCATTAGCAATCTGATCTCATATACATATACCTGAAATTGTAACCCATAATCAACTTACTGTTAACATCCTGTAAATCCTTAAATCCTGGACATCCTGATTCTGACAATTAAATTATTAATCCACCCAATTAATAACTTTTCTCACTGCAACCAATTCTCCAAACTCAAACCCTCAACTCTTATTAAATCACTATCATTAGAAACAACCGTCAAACCTTTAATCATTGCAGTTGCAGCAATTAAGACATCTTCAGTTTGAATCGGTAAACCCTTTAATCTTAAATTCGCATGAATTTCCGCAGCTTTTTCTAAAATTGCCAAATCATCTAAGAAAATGATAGAATAGTTTTGACAAAGTTGATTAAATCTTTCTCTTTTTTTGGGAGCATCAACTGCTAAAAATCCTCTCCTAATTTCAAAATAGGTAATGCAACTAATGTAAATATCTACCTCTTCAAATTTCATTACTTCTAGCTTTCGTTTGATGTAAAAATCGTTTTTAATAGCGAAAGAAACAATGTTAGTATCTAATAAAAAACTCATGAAATTACCTATTTTCGTTTAATTGCCTCATCAAAAGTTGCCATTTGTTCAGGTGTGAAATCTTCTCCAATTTTGGATAATACTTCTGTTGCCATGACAAAACTACAATTTTCTTTTAACTTTTCATCAGACATATTATTAAATCTTTCAGATGTTAAATTATCTTGAACAATTTTAACCAAATGTTTGACTATTTCTGAATAATCAAGATCCTCTTTAAATAAAGGATCTTCTGCCATTAAAATAGATACCACTTGCTCAATTCTTTTAATTATTGATTCTTGTTTAATATCTGTTGATAACATAATCATTACCTCTAATTTCTACTATTTTAACAGTATATCATATAATTGTCAGAATCAGGATGTCTGGTTACTGAGCGAAGTCGAAGTACAGGATTTAAGGATGTACAGGATGATGAAATAAAAGCAATTTTGACGCTGCTGATAGCTGTAAAAATTCGTGAAAAGGGGATGTCATATTAATTACCTTCTTTAATCTCAAAAGAATCAATCATCTTTTCCACCACAGGCCAGGATTGATCATATTCCTGTTCTGGGGCTTTATATATAATATAGTAGGCTTTCTTTAAATTCATAGTCCCACGTTCCAGCACTTTTAATGTACACCCCTTTTCCTTACGGGTATGAGTAATCTGATATGCGTCAGAATTGCTTAATTTTGGTTCTTCATTAGCTTTTTCTAATGTATTCAATTCATCCTGAATAATTGTTTTGGTAACTATTTTTTTATAGTCTTCTAAAGATACAGCTTTACCTAAATCAGCAATATTCACACTAACTTCTAAAGGACAATTATCTGGTTCAGATTTATCATTGCGAGAAAATTTAACTTTCTCTTGTTCATCTGGTTGTCCAATTGTCGCTGTCCATTTGTTAGAATATTGGATGATAAAATTCATGTATTTTTCTGGGTGAGTGTAAGATTTCTCTGTACAGGACAAAAAATAGAGAAAAAGCTTGCAAAGGAAACAGAGAAAGGGTTTCATAGAAAGTTACCACACAATCAAAGAAACCCCTATGAACCAGATTAACCTATTACGAGACACACTAAAACCACATTTGGAATGGCATGGAGCGCGTCTAAGCTTTTTAGCGTTATTTTTAATATCTTTATTAAGAGTAAAGACAGTGAACTTGGTAGAATTAGCAACTGGTTTTCGCAACTGTGCTAAAAACGAATCCAATTACAAACGGTTGCAAAGATTTTTCCGAGATTTTGATATAGATTATGCAGTCATAGCGAAAATGATTGTAAAAATCATGAACATTCCCCAGCCTTGGGTGTTAAGTATTGACCGGACTGAATGGCGTTTTGGTCAAATATGGTTAAATATCCTCATGTTGGGAGTAGTACATAATGGTGTCGCTTACCCCCTAGTTTGGCAGATATTGGAGAAGAAAGGTAACTCCAACACGGATGAACGAATGGATTTACTTGACCGATTTGGACAACTGTTCCCAGATGCACAAGTTGACTATATCAGTGCTGACAGAGAATTCGTGGGGGCAGAATGGTTAAGTTATTTACTGCTTGAACCAAATATTCCATTCCGAATCAGGATTCGTCACACTGATTTAATTAGTGATACAGAAAAGACTCTTCCAGGTAGCGTCATTTTTGCTCATCTGGCTGCGGGTGAATCTCAGGTTTTATCTACTCGTCGTTGGGTCTGGGGTCGTTCAGTTTATGTAGCTGGTTTACGTCTTGATGATGGCAAGTTATTAATCGTGATTTCTGATACTTCTCCCCAAACCATGATTGCTGACTATGGCCGTCCTTGGGGGATTGAAACTTTGTTCGGTATGTTTAAAACTCGTGGTTTTTGCTTGGAATCTACACATTTTATTGATTCTAACCGATTGAGTAAGCTCTTAGCTTTACTGTCATTAGCTATGTGTTGGGCTGTCAAGACTGGAGAATGGTTGCATCAACACCAACCTATCAAAATC harbors:
- a CDS encoding IS4 family transposase; this encodes MNQINLLRDTLKPHLEWHGARLSFLALFLISLLRVKTVNLVELATGFRNCAKNESNYKRLQRFFRDFDIDYAVIAKMIVKIMNIPQPWVLSIDRTEWRFGQIWLNILMLGVVHNGVAYPLVWQILEKKGNSNTDERMDLLDRFGQLFPDAQVDYISADREFVGAEWLSYLLLEPNIPFRIRIRHTDLISDTEKTLPGSVIFAHLAAGESQVLSTRRWVWGRSVYVAGLRLDDGKLLIVISDTSPQTMIADYGRPWGIETLFGMFKTRGFCLESTHFIDSNRLSKLLALLSLAMCWAVKTGEWLHQHQPIKIKKHGPFAKSVFPYGLDYLRSLVTDLDLKYDDFLLSLNFLSCT
- a CDS encoding type II toxin-antitoxin system VapC family toxin — its product is MSFLLDTNIVSFAIKNDFYIKRKLEVMKFEEVDIYISCITYFEIRRGFLAVDAPKKRERFNQLCQNYSIIFLDDLAILEKAAEIHANLRLKGLPIQTEDVLIAATAMIKGLTVVSNDSDLIRVEGLSLENWLQ